agaaaggaaataaataattgacaagtGAAGTGTGATGGGTGTAGTAAGTTAGTGAAAACAAAAGTCACAAGTCTGTCTGAAGTTGAGAACTTTTTCACGAAATATGAAGTTGCAGGCTCCCAAAGTAAAGGAAGGCGTTGGTTTACCTCTAACAAATTTGGAATGCTCCATCGAACAACATTGCGGATAACACCTCCATTAGATTGATCACGACattcaaatttttgaaagatcTGTCCAACCTATCTCAAGAAGAAGCAAAACATGAGATAAGGGGATTGTGTTGTGAAAAAGGAAGCATGGAATTGAAGAAGTACTTGAAAGAAAGGAAGAGTAGCAGCAGCTTGGAGAAGAATGAGAACATCAGAGGCAGAAGTGTACTGGAGGCGCCATGTTCCATCCAAGTTGGAGAGATTGATAGGGTGAGAGCCAATGTTGCATCCTTCGAGACTCACCAGAGCCTCCTCGATACAAGAGCGTTGATCAGGAGTTGTTAAGAGGCCCCTTTGCGTGTCTTGGACAGAGGTCAGAAGTAGATGCTTTTTATTCTCCAATTCAGAATCATAATATGCCTTCAGTGCACAAGGCACCAAGGACAAGCTCCTCCAACTCAAACTAACACCAACCCGGGAATTGGGCCATCTTGTTCCAGTAGTAGAAGAGGAACAAGACAGAGATGGTGGGTACAAGGCTGAATGCAGAACCATGTCCATTACTGCACAATTCAATTCACTATGTTTCACACAATAATTACGTAAATCCTATCCAGAATCCATAGCCGAACGAATGAAACAAACAAGAATAATTAATTACCTATGTCCTCCCTTGAaatgttcttgttcttgttaatGGTTAATTGTTCAGTGCCAGTGGCTGATTCGCCTTCCACGCCACTGTCCAGACCTTACACCCCCCTTCATGATAGATAGGGAATATAAGGAACAAAACCAATtttcttttatccttttctcttttatttttcttacaaaacaAAATCACTTGCTTTtgctctctattttttttcttcttattcttatttttttattagactaaattacatttgatttttatatttacaatctttaatttagtattttatgtttttaaagtaCGCTAGAATCATccttttgaaataataattatttttgaatttgaaacataattttgattttttttactaatttgaaacttaaaaattattttattatattcatttatgtgaaaatatacTACTCATCTTatgtaacaataaaaaagagaCCAAACATGATAAAATCGCATGAAAATAAGTTTCATGAACagctgaaaaaaataattttggcataaaacatattttttaagttaaaaatctttaacaaaataattagaCAATAAAGATATTATAGGacttttatttatgtaaaaatatctttgaacAAACAAAGAGTATAAAATTGACAGACTAAAAGAAATGAACAGTCCTCCGTTTTTTAGCCAAGTCTTGACAAGTGGTTAACTCAATTTTTGGTCTCAACTTCGTGATTTTAATCCGTTCTTGGCTTGACTAGGTCCCTGATATGACCCCATGTTAAGTTGCAGAATTTAGTTTGTTCCATGCTCAATTTTGGTACGGTCgcttaaaaaaaagagtaaactgAATTCCTTGAATTACCTTGGATATTGCTTAAGAAAAATCCTTATTACCCATTCTTCACATGGGGAGGGACACGTACatttataatgataattattcaTGATTACCAGGAtccgaagaaaaaaaattatctattgaaTGATTCTCTATTTTAGCTGAAGCCTAACTAGTCAATTTGCTGCAAAAGGGCAACTTAACTATGGAATGGTTATTGAATACTTGCTGCAAAGGGCAAGTTAACTATGGTAGCTCGGATAATTTTTCCAATAACACGGACAGTTAGGTAAGCTCTTGCTACCATTTGTTCGgtgtttgaaaaattattgttaatatcCTTGTGGATGCCAATAATTTCACTAGTTTTAGAATACTTAGTGGTCTTGaatataaatcttttaaaaatactcTATAAATGTAGTGTGCCGTCCTAAGACACAGACAAGGAAGAACTCGAGGAAAGAATCATGATTGGGTAAAGTTAAGCAAAACGAAAGCCAATGCCACTGTAAATTGAAATAACCCTAATGTGTGTTCTCTGCCCATCTTCGCAGGACAATGTGCACCACAAACATGAAATGAGAATCACTTCCACAACTTCCGCAATGACATGTTTTTTTCAGTCTCCTTTTTCATCACCTTCGCCACGGCCATCTCAAAATCCTCCTGAGTCACGTGTACCCTCCGCTCCCTCAAAGCAAACATTCCAGCTTCAGTGCAAACAGCCTGCATACAAGGCACAAAATTTGAGCGTTGGTCAGGctataaaatacttaaatattgCATTAAGTTAACAACATTGACAAACAAATTGCTCTGCATTTGCATTAGTATGAATACTTAAACTTAAATTCATCATTGTTTACTTCTACCACTATGATTTATGACTTATTTCATACAACattctgaaaagaaaaaaagaaaaaaaaaacattctggcTTACTTCTTTTATCAAGAAGTCAATTCTACCAGCATTACAGAATTTGCTCATTATAATGGATTCTCATGTCAAACATCTCAACTAGTTATTAacccattcataaaaaaaaactcccaatcacaaaattagtaatttatttttgcCACTATGTTTCCCTGTGTTGATACATCCATCTGAGCACACTATACAGTCTATACTCATTCTGCATTGTCAGTTTTGGTAGCTCAAGATTCAGCAATATACACTTCGATGAGACATACATCACTTGTTGAATGTAGAATTCAGTGCAGACTCCATTGCTAGTGCTCTCTTGGAACTTGCGTTTTATTTACTCTGAACTCTCAAAGTGTCTTACATACACATCACCCAGCTTCTGACCTAgctcttttccatttttagtAACAAAACACTTTATTTGCCTCATGCCCAGATACATTATATTGAACAATAATCCAGCATTTTAATGCTAGTTAAAACTTGATAATTACCCCCATTCATTACATTGTAAAAATTCTCTAAGGCCTTCTCCATAAATAATGTGACACACACATGCTTATGTTTgcataaagaaaaggaaacattaTATGAAAATGAAGGCACCCAtcattttaacaataataaccaCAGGATAACAATTCATAAAAGCAAAGGAGTTCAGCAATACCACCACAAATTGCTTCAACAAGGAATACAATTTTAGATTAGGTGTTAAAACCAAACATATGATGCAAATAGAGTATACCTTAAGTTCAGCACCAGatgctccattcatcttctcgGCAATCTTCTTCAAATCAATGCCACGCATTAAATTCATTCTTCTAGAATGGATTTTCAAAATATCCAGCCGAGACTGcataaaaaatactcattttcaggaatatttttttatgaatgcaCCAGGTGCATCTtttctcccagtacaaatataTTAATGGGTAGCATGAAAGCAAAAATGCAAACCTCTTCATTAGGGTTTGGAAATTCAATTTTCCGGTCTATCCGTCCTGGTCTAAGGAGGGCTTGATCCAGGATATCAATCCGATTGGTGGCCATCAAAACCTACAATTGAAAATTTTTCTCAAATGAGAGGGTAAATAATATCTGTTAAGTTCAACTGTTACATATTTCTTTTTAGAACAGTGGACATCAGACTAGCTTTAAAATTCCCCTTAATACACTATTACAGTATAGCTCCTTTACCTTGATCTTATTTGAAGCTTCAAATCCATCCAACTGGTTGAGAAGTTCCAGCATAGTACGCTGTACCTCACTATCACCGTTGCCACTTCCAGATTCCATCCGAGCAGATCCAATACTGTCAATTTCATCCATGAAGATAATTGATGGAGCATGTTCCCTGTGAAGAAGACAAGTGTTCCATgataatattcatatataataatggTTAGGCAAGGCTCCAAATAacataaacatgaaaattaatGAATCAAAAAGTTAAGCAACTCATAATATTCACACCAAATTCCAGTCACACAAGATAGATAGTATGAATCTAACATCAAATTTGACAATCAAAATCTCAGCAACTACAGATATATCTTTGCCCTAAGTTGAGCTAACTTATGCCCTCTTAAAAATACCTCCAACTCACAAAGTCATGAAGCCAAGAAGACATTGTTTTTATCCCTTCTGTTTTGGTGTAAGGCAAACAGAATCAACAGATAATGAATAGAGGAAGCCAAGTAAAGAGAATAAACCTGGCCATAACAAAAAGTTCCCTGACCATTCTAGAACCTTCTCCAATGTATTTCTGAACTAACTCAGAACCAGACACCCTGATGAATGTACAGTCAGTATGATGAGCCACTGCCCTAGCCAACAATGTTTTACCTGTACCAGGTGGCCCATAGAGCAGGACACCCTGTGATGTGTTCAAGAGACTCagcaaacagaaaaataaacaacCAAGTGTGCTGCTGATGGAATGACAAAATTTAGCAACACCCCAAAATGAGAAACTACCTTTGGTTGTGCAATTCCAAGACTTTCAAACAGCTCAGGATGTTTGATTGGTAGCTCAATGACCTGTACATTTAATCACATACATTAGGTTCAAAAACTAAACTAATTTTTCTAATGCATGATGCtacactaaaatataaatagatagatacATGCACACGGAAAGGTAACACACGAGTGATGCATGGATAGATAAAAGCATCTAACTCCTGACATTGAAAGAATGTCAAGCAAAGTAcctcttttatttctttaatttgctgGTCTAAACCACCAATCATGTCATATGTAGAATCGGGAACTTTCTCAACTTTCATCAGATTGACCAATGGATCAACTTTACTTGGCAGAACTAAGTGAAGAACATAACTGTCGTTGCGGAGTGCAACTCTAGTGGATGGAGTAATCTTTGTAATGTCAATATTTTTGTCAATGTCAACAACATATTTTCCTTCTgggtggacctgaagaagtgtAAAGGAAAAATCAGCACAATTGATCTTGGATTTGATCCAGTTTTATTAATTTGACAGATGTGTCTTTTCAGAACTAAACATTGCATAAATCATCCAACACTGAAAAGTCCAAACACGCAAAGATTGAGGGGGTACAAAAACAGGTAATCATAAATATAGATCTATAAAACTGAAATGAACAGATCAGATGAAGCACACGTGCCCTTTATATGGTATTCGGCTGGCCTAGAGTAAATGAAAGAATACAACAAAACCAAGTATAAATGGAGTGTATTGATGAAGAATGCCTGgcgaaatgaaacaaaaaaaaaggcataaagAGAATGGAGGATGAGGTGACCTTGACAAGGACTTTGTTCTTGCCCATTACTTTGACAACTTCACCGACATAAGAGCCGGGTTCCTGCAGAAGCTGTAATTCTTCGCGCAGCATCCTCACTGTCATCGAAATAGAAGAGAAGTAAGgaattgaaaagaagaaaagagggttagggttagggttagcgGAGGGTACCCCTAGAATTGAGGTCGTTTCTCTGAGCCTCGAGACGGTTGAGGTTATGAGTCTTTTGGCGAAGAAGGAGCTGATGCTCGTGGATGTTGAGAGAATAGTAGTGGCGGAGGCCCTCGCCCTGCTTGGTGGGCTTGGCGGAGCAATTCGCCTCCGGTACGCCCTCCGCCGCATGCTTCAGTTCAACTCCTACAAGAGCCATCGATCGATCGATGAATCGCTTCGATTCGATTCGATTCAAACCCCAAGCTTCCTCTATTCTCTCGTCTTGGGTTAGGTCGGTAGACAGAAGAACAAACAAAAGAAGACTCTTCTAGTCTCGTACTGATAATGCCAATGCAATTCGTTTATTGGGCCCTCATGCTTCTAGCCCAACAACACTCGCTGCTCTTTTcagtgtttaaaattaaattaccaatTTCACTCTTTTGTTTACTACCATTTCTTAtgacatttaatatttaatatttaatatttaatatttaatatttttccatatttatctttctaactttttttttatcacgtaTCTTTCCAATTAAATAAGAGGAAACACCTCTTCAAAAAACGAAGAGAAAAGAcagttattattttctttttcttcattgaaATAACAGTgaagattttattttcattttttctcacTTGGTTGAGTTTAATATATTAGTTTTAGAattatacttaatttttattaaaatctttGTTCTTGCCTTGGCTCTCCTTTTTGTCTGAAATCAATAACTTTCTTGTGTTACTTTTATATTCTTAGGCATTCTAATTTACAAAGCAAACTTTTGTtggtcattttaatttattcatgtcatcattttttttcttttgatagtCAGGAGGAGCGAAAGCCCCCAACTCAAAAAGCTCTATAAAACGTTACACCTGAGTTGTCAGCcaataacaacaaaattataaaatctggCAGAAAATTAAAGACGTGATTAACTACACTACTTGATAAACCATACTTGATCAAAGCGTTTAAAATGGTAAGTGTGAGAAAAAATAACCCAATCTCACGCAGTAAAAAACTCGTTAATCTATTGAATTCATATTAGTAAATTAAACTATTTGCATTCAAAAATGGTCATTTATTCAATCAATAGCATGGTAAAAAAGTCCTTCAGCAATCTAAAATGTCACTGCACATTCTTCCAAAAACTTCATTATATTTATTGGATTAATTCgatgataaaatatttgaaaaatatacacTAAAGTTTAACTATTTTGAGGGCTTAATTCAACGATCAACTTTATGAAAGATTAGTGTCAAGTGTCAACTTAACAATTAGTCTAATTTACATTTTAGGATTCATTATAATGCCATTGTTTTCAGTGATTACTCTATAGTTATGTCAGGTAAATGAGAGGAAGGAAAGGGAGCGGGAGTAAAGAAAAGACGTTTGTTTAGGCTATGTTTGTTTCAGGGGAGGGGAAGAGaaataatattgattttaaatacATCTCATATCTTTTatactctattttaatttaaatatgtatCTTCTATTTCTATGCTCTCTGTTTAGATCTTCTAAACCAAACACaacattaaatttgataaaacttAACATGTATAacatattttgaataaataattaaatactctTTGCTACAAGAAGTCCATCTATGAAATACAGGATTCAAGATAATCCACTTCCACCAAAAATTCCACCTATATGAATCCGGAATCCGATTGCCGCAGGCACTTCATGTTCTAAAATAACTTTATTCTCCTAAATACATATTGAAAGAGCAAGTTTCGtttcttattttcaataaaCAAACTGAGGATGACTGAAACACATGATTATAGCTACACATGAGACTAGATCAAAAGCCAAACCAGCACCAAGAAAGGAAATAAATGTGATATGAATGAATCAAACAGTCAAATATAAGAACACTCGGGACGGTGTAACCCTGCGATGCTAGACTGCCTCTTACAATTGGAAATAACACATTATTTGAGCAAACTACCATACCAAATCTTCAATCATCGGGTTT
This region of Glycine max cultivar Williams 82 chromosome 7, Glycine_max_v4.0, whole genome shotgun sequence genomic DNA includes:
- the LOC100812783 gene encoding 26S proteasome regulatory subunit 8 homolog A-like translates to MALVGVELKHAAEGVPEANCSAKPTKQGEGLRHYYSLNIHEHQLLLRQKTHNLNRLEAQRNDLNSRVRMLREELQLLQEPGSYVGEVVKVMGKNKVLVKVHPEGKYVVDIDKNIDITKITPSTRVALRNDSYVLHLVLPSKVDPLVNLMKVEKVPDSTYDMIGGLDQQIKEIKEVIELPIKHPELFESLGIAQPKGVLLYGPPGTGKTLLARAVAHHTDCTFIRVSGSELVQKYIGEGSRMVRELFVMAREHAPSIIFMDEIDSIGSARMESGSGNGDSEVQRTMLELLNQLDGFEASNKIKVLMATNRIDILDQALLRPGRIDRKIEFPNPNEESRLDILKIHSRRMNLMRGIDLKKIAEKMNGASGAELKAVCTEAGMFALRERRVHVTQEDFEMAVAKVMKKETEKNMSLRKLWK
- the LOC100808668 gene encoding probable plastid-lipid-associated protein 10, chloroplastic; translation: MDMVLHSALYPPSLSCSSSTTGTRWPNSRVGVSLSWRSLSLVPCALKAYYDSELENKKHLLLTSVQDTQRGLLTTPDQRSCIEEALVSLEGCNIGSHPINLSNLDGTWRLQYTSASDVLILLQAAATLPFFQVGQIFQKFECRDQSNGGVIRNVVRWSIPNLLEEQEGATLLVSAKFNVVSVRNIYLQFQEITIQDINISEELQALIAPAILPRSFISLQILQFLRTFKAQIPVRDPGRQSVGGLYYLSYLDDNMLLGRAVGGGGVFVFTRAQSLY